The segment ACAGCATGGAAGTCACCTTGACCTCCATGACCCGTCTGAGTGAACAATCGGCCGAACTCAAGACAAGCCTCACCAACCTCGGAGTCCAGGCGGAAAGCATTGGCTCAGTCATGGACGTCATCTCCGACATTGCGGACCAGACCAACCTGTTGGCGCTCAATGCCGCCATTGAGGCAGCACGAGCTGGCGATGCTGGTCGCGGCTTCGCCGTCGTGGCAGACGAGGTTCGCAAACTCGCGGAAAAAACAACCATCGCGACCAAGGAAGTGGGTGATGCAGTGGGCCGAATCCAACAGGAAACAAACCACAACATCCAAGCCATGGAAGACACTCTGACCAGTATCAACGAAAGTTCTGGCTACGCCGAACAGGCCGGAAGTGCATTGCGCGAGATCGTCGACATCGTTGGCACCACCACCGAGCAAATTTTGAGCATTGCCGCAGCCAGCGAGGAACAATCCGCCGCCGTGGAAGAAATCTCCCATTCCATGGAAGACATCAACGGCATCAGTGGGGAGAGCGCCAATTCAATGGTTCAAGCCTCCCAAGCCGTTATGGAGCTTTCTCAACTGACCCATGATCTGAACACGGTCATTGACGGCCTGCGAAGCTGACTCTGACAGCTGCCCACTGACACGAAAGAAGGCCGCCGTCCCATTCCGGGACAGCGGCTTTTTTCATTCAATGCTTCTGACAACTCGCGAAAGGCGGAAACAAAAGCGGAATTCAAGTCCATAAAATGAACGATTCCTACAAGATTCAGGCCTTGTCTTTCTTGGCACTGACCAAAAAAGAAGCATCTGCCGAGGCCACGGCCAGCCCCTGACTGTCGACAATCTCAGCCCGGGTGAATATCACCCGGCTTCCTCGGCGAATCACAACGGCCTCGGCTCGCAGATCCTCCCCTGCCCCTGCAGGTGAAAGATAACGGACGGACATATCCACTGTTGCCGTCACTCGCCCATTGTTCAGGGTCGAAAGCACGGCATGGGCCATGGCTTCATCTGCCAGGGTGGCAAGCACACCACCACCGACCACACCCGCGCCCTGCAGCAATTTGCGATCATACGGCAGCCGCAACACGGCCTGACCCTCTCCAGCGCTCAGCACCTCGATCCCAAGGGTCGTCAGCAATGGATTGACGGCCTGATCCGCATGGACAACAGCTTCAAGATATTTCTCGGGCACGGGGCACCTCCGGGCAGAAATCAGTCAGTTTGCCAATCACATCAAAAAGCCGCCGCCCGTTAGGGCAGCGGCTCCATGGATATTTTACGGATCAACCAGTCACTACAGGTTCTCACCCAGCAACTCGCCGAAAGCCTTACAGCCCACTACCTCGGCACCCTGAATCTGGGAAGCCAAGTCCACGGTCACTCTCTTGCCTGCGATCACCTTGTCCACGGCCTTGTGAATCAAAGCGGCAGCCTCGGGCAAACCGGCATGTTCCAGAAGCATGGCTCCGGACAAAATCAAACTGCCGGGGTTGGCCTTGTCCTGGCCGGCAATGGTCGGGGCAGTGCCATGAGTCGGCTCGAAAAACGCCAGATCATCGGACATATTCACACCGGGAGCCAATCCCAGCCCACCCACCTGCGCAGCCAAGGCGTCGGAGATATAATCTCCATTCAGGTTGGTGGTGGCGATGACGCTGTAGTCCCTGGGGTACATCAGCACGTTCTGGAACATGGCGTCAGAGATACGGTCCTTGATGATGACAGGCTTGGAGCCTCCCGCTGTGGCAGCGTCTTCAGTCATCACACTGTCCGCAAACTCCTCGGCAGCGACCTCGTATCCCCAGGCGCGGAACGCACCCTCGGTAAATTTCATGATATTGCCCTTGTGCGACAGGGTCACGCTGGGCTTGCCGTTGTCCACGGCGTGCTGCAACGCCTTGCGCACCAAGCGCTTGGACCCTTTGGCGGTCATGGGCTTGATGCCCACTCCGGCCTCGGCGTCGACGTTGGCACCCAGTTCGTCGCGCAAGAAAGCGATCAGACGTCTGGCTTCGTCAGTCCCGGCTGCGTACTCAATCCCGGCATAGACATCTTCGGTGTTCTCACGAAACACGATCATGTCCACATCCTGGGGGCGCTTCACCGGCGACTCGACACCTTCATAATAGCGAATGGGGCGGATGCAGGCATAGAGGTCAAGGGTCTGGCGCATGGTCACGTTCAGGCTACGAAAGCCCTTGCCCACAGGCGTGGTCAACGGTCCCTTCATGGCCAGTTCGGCTTTCGCAAGTGTCTCCAGTGTGACCTGGGGCAAGTACTCGCCGGTTTCCTTGAAGGCCTTCTCACCAGCCAGCAGTTCCACCCACTCAAGCGAACGTTCACCTTTGTAGGCCTTGGCTACAGCAGCATCCAGAACAGGACGTCCGGCTGCCCAAACCTCAGCACCAATGCCATCACCCTCGATGAAATATATGGTTCTATTCATGCTTCCTCCAATAATCGATTTTTCAGCAAAGTGACCGCAAGGGATAGAGCAAAGAGTGGGATTTGTCCAACGCTCAAAGCATGACCGCAAAAAACGACCCGAAGCGCAGACATGTGCTTCGGGCCGCAAACAGCTTCAATTCATCGTTGTATACAAGTCAAAATCAACTCTCCTGAGTTTCGCACACAGGTTCTGAGGTCTCTACTTTCGGCACTTCGTTTTTTGGAAATTCACAAACGGCAACCCCGGCATGCCCCGTAGCATCAATAGCGATGGAGCAGTATTCTGGATCGGTTTCGGACTCCATGCCACTGATGGATCCGCGGCGGTCTCGCACATAGGAGTTCCCGGTGATCGACTTGGCGTATTTCTTCATCTCGGCTGCACGGTGCCCCAGCACTGAGAAATCACACAGGCCCTGGCAATCCACAATGGCCAGCGACACTGAAACCAAGGGGAACTGCTGGACGCATCCGTCACGACCTTTGGCCTCAATCCAGCCACGATCCCGGTCAGCGGGCATGTAGCAGCCCTTCACCAAACGTCCAAAACAACGCGTAATGGCCTTGGCAATGCGTTCCGAGCGTTCGGAGTTGCACATGATAACCAGATCGTCGCCTCCGATGTGCCCCACGAAATCTCGGGAGGAGTCACCATGGCGACGGGCAGCCCACTGAGTGACGGTGGCAATCAACTGGATGATTTTGTCACCATTCTTGAACCCATATGTGTCATTGTAGACCTTGAAATTGTCCAGATCAGCATAGATGATGGCAAAGGATTCGCCAGAATTGCAACGGCGCTCAAGCTCTAGCTCAATGACCACATTCCCGGGCAGACCGGTCAATGGGTTGGCACCCTTGGCCATCTCCACCTGAGCCGTCGCAATGGTGTCCATCATGCGCTGCACCGAAACAACCCCCTGAAGACGCCCTCGCTCGGTAACCACAACGTGGTCAAAAACAGTCGTTTTCTTGCGCTTCATGGCTTCTCGGGCCACATTCTCCACAGGGATCCCGTTTTCGGCATAGAGTGGTGACGGATCCATGATCAGGCTCACCGGACGATTCAGGTAGAGCGAAAGACCGTACTGCGATGACAATGCGCTATCCAGATGATGACGCATGACCAACCCCACAGGTCGCCGTCCATTAACCACGACGGCCGCTCCCATGGGACCTGCTCCCTTAAGCAGTTCCTTGACTTCCATCACCGTGGTTTCGGGCTTGACGGAGGGCACACTCTCCACCAATTCACGCAGAGGAGAGGCAATGCGCCTGTCCCCCACCATGCCCCGGCCGGATTTCGAAAAATGATTCTGCACTTCCGGTGGCAACCCGGGCTTTGGATAAGCTGGTCGAGCCAGGAAGTACCCCTGACCATAATGGACCCCCATACGCATCAGTGTGGACAGTTCGTCCTCATTTTCGATGCCTTCGGCAATCAGACGGCAACCGATGTTGTCCGAAAAGGTCACCAGGGTTTCCATGAGCGCCCGCTTTACAGGATCACTATCGATGCCGCGTACCAGCGACATGTCCACCTTCAGATAATCAGGGCGAATCTGCGCAATGGACCAGAGCCCGGAATATCCTGTACCCACATCATCCACCGCGACCTGAAAACCCTGGTTGCGGTAATGATCCAACGTTCTGTGGAACAGATCGAAATCTCGTACACTGTGGCGTTCCGTGATTTCCAAAACAACGTCCGCGGCTTTGAGACCGACCTTTTCAAGCAGTTGCAAGGTCTTTCCCGGAGAAAACTCCGGGTCCACAATCGTCCGGGGATGGATATTCAGGAAAAGCTTCTGATCCTGCCCCAGGGTTCCCAGTCTGTGTATGGCGCTCTCGCGGCAGGTTCGCTCCAGGCAAAAAACCTGATCCACCTCTTCGGCGAAATCAAACAACACGGCCGGAGAGCGAAAATGTGACTTCTTGGGCCCCCGGGTTAACGCTTCCCAGGATTTGATATTGCCCGTTTCCAGATCAACGATGGGTTGGAACACGCTTTCCAGCAGCCTGTCCGAAACGATCTCGCGAAACTCGCGAAGCAACGAGAGTTTGGTTACATCCAGAGTCCCGGCAGCTACCCGGCGGGCATCCGACAGAGCTCGATAAGCCGAATCTTCCAGCTTCGCATCAGTATCTTCAAGCATCCCATACCCGGTTAGGACGTTCAGCCCCTGTCCGGTCACATTCAGGGTTTCCTGCTTGACCCGGCTCTTGAGCTTTAAGCGGAAGGTGAGCACCAGATCGCCCAAATGCTCCTCCTGCCATTGGTCATCGCCGCACAGAATCAGAAATTTTCCCGGTTCCAACCGGTCAATGTAGCGCAATTTGCATTTGGACAATAACTCGTCAGACAAGAGGCGAATCTCTTCCTCGATGATGGTCAGGATACGTCCGGCGATCATGCCTCCATAGATATCCAGAAAAACCTGAAAGTTCTCCACCTCGATGTAAAACAAGGCGACCACGCTTCCTGAATCAAGAAAGGCCTCGATACGCTCTCTACCACCTGGACGCATAAATGACAGGGACGATTCTCCCGGTTTGGTCAATTCAATTCCCGTGGACGAATCTTTGGCAAACAATGCCGAGCCGAATCCTCGGACAGCTTCCAGCATGTTGACTCCAGTGGACAACGGATAGTTTTGGAACTCATGACTGCTCATATTCGGAACCTCCGAACCGAGAGTGGATTCGAACTATCCCGGATTCTCAAGAGAGCTGGGGTCATTCCGGTGATAATTCCGTGACGTTTTCATGTCGCCACGGCAACTTCATATTGAATTCCCCCATGCCACCAGTCCGCAATATTGCCAGAAATAACATTGAGCCAAAGGAGTTGTCGCAAGGCTGTAACCGTTCCCGCGACCTTTGCCTGACAACACATCTAGTGACCTTGCGCACAATTCAGGATCTCGCAATTCCGATTCTCAAAAAAATGATCGTCCTTGAATTCTAGAATCAAGTATTCCCGATACGACTATTTTTTGATACTTTGACCAGAAGCGGCATCGGTTCCAACGTATTGAAGATGCCCTGACAGTCCAGATCACTGCGATACATAGGCCTGAGAATACATTTGGAGAGAAGGGGAACCCCCATGGATGACTTGAGCGGAATCACCGTTCTGGTTCTTGATGATGAGCAGATGGTCCGTGAGAATCTGGAGGCCTTCCTCGAAGATGAGGGACTCAATCCCTTGACCGCAACCAACGGTGAAGAGGCTCTGACTGTCCTGGCCAAAAACGAAGTTCACGTCGGCATCATCGATATGCGGCTTCCCGGAATGGCGGGCAGCGAATTCATCGTCAAAGGGCACAAGGTCAGTCCCCAGACCCGCTTTATTGTGCATACGGGGTCGACCAACTACAAACTGCCCCGAGAAATCCGGGACTGTGGCGTCACCCATGACGACGTATTCATCAAGCCGCTGGCAGACATGAACATCGTCATGGAGGCCATCCACCGCCTTGTGAACCAAGGCGTAAGCAACACCTGACCAATCAAAAAGCCGCTTTCAAAGCGGCTTTTTCAATCAATAATCCAGAAGACAACGATTACAGCATCGTCAGACTGCCTTTTGCCCGTCCAGGTCTCGTCAAGGCATCCATCAACGCCCGAACAGCCTCGGTAACCGTTTTGCATCCATCTCCTGCCACAGCAGCCCCGGCACTCAGCCCTCCATCAAGGGAAACAAGCAAGGCGTTCAAGGACTGCCCGACCTGTTCACGCGGTGCATGAGCCATCACGTAGATCATGGACCCCAGTCGACCGGTTGCTCCAGCATTGGGAAAATGCATCCGCACAGCCGAAGCCACACGTTCCACTGCATCATCTCCGGCTTCAAAACCCTGCTGGGCATGAATCGAAGGCAGACCTTCCAGAAAAATACCTGCGATGGAGCACTGTTCGCCCCCCACCTTGGAAAACTCGAACTCCGGCCCAGCCTGCTGCACAAAATGCTTCAAGGTCAAAAAACCCGTCAGGGCGTCACGGCGGAAGGCGTCGCGAATCTGCTGAATTCGTTCCAGTTCCGTCATGTTCTTGTTGACCCGCCAAGTAAACTCTTCAGCTTCGAATGGTTTCTTCAAAAAGTCATTGGCACCGCTCTTCAGGAACTTGGCAGTCAACGCCCCCGAATTATGAGCCGAGACGCCCAGAATGGCCAACTCCTCCCGCGAATACTGCTCACGAATCTTGCGAATCAATTCCAGGCCATCCATGCCGGGCATTTCGTAATCGGTAATCACCATATGGATATCGGATTCTGAGCCCAGAATCTCCATGGCCTGCTCGCCGTCAACCGCAGCGTGGACCTGATAATTCTGATTCTCAAGCAGGCGAACCATCATATTGCGAACGGTGGCAGCGTCATCAACGACCAAGACCGCCGTATCGCGGTTGCGCCAGACCCTGCGTACAAGATCCACCAGGGTCTCCAACTCACCGGGAGCCCCCTTGATAAAGAAGTCGAGAACCCGTTTTTCGAGATACCGATTCCGAAGTTCCTCATCAAAGGTCGAGGTCAATACAATCACGGGGAGGTTCTGAGAAAGAAGCAGTTCAACGGCTTCGCCATCAGGCGCACCCTTGAGGCTCAGGTTGCACACAGCAAGAAAGATCTCGTCACCGCGTTCATCCAGCAACCGCTCAACGTCATCCATTGAAGAGGCCAGGATCGTTCCAAAGCGAGCCATGTCTTCAATATGTTCACTGATGATACGCGCCTGAACAGCGCTGTTTTCAACAACCAGAACCTTATTGGCAACCACGCTCATTCGTCTTCCTTTTGATATGGTGAACGGATTCGGGCTGCCCACGCAGATCTCTGAAAAATCCGCAGTTCACAGAATCAACAGCTCGTTTCATATCAAAAAGTACTCGGAGCTTCGAGACTTGGCAAGCCCCGCAGCTCCGGCCGAAGTCTTAACCTCTCAGAAACAAATCAGAAATGATAACCGATGGAGAACGAACCACCCACGGTGGCCCCACTATTATAGGAATTCTGCTCATCGCCATCACTGTTATAAAATGTTGTCTCACGAGCAAAGATGAACTCGGGACCAAAGCGCACAAACAACTCTTTCGTAGGAGTCCAGTCTCCATACAACCCCACACGAATTCCGGATTCTTCAAGGTAGCCCTTGCTACGCACGGTACTATCATCAGCCAGGCGCCAAAGGTCGTACTCAACCCTACCTGCAAGATGAACCGCCCACTGCGGATCAAACCGATAGACCAATTCGGCCTCAGGAAATCCAATACGAGCCGAAAAGCCCTGCTCGACACCCTGATTCCACATCACCCCGAGAATAGGCACAACCGCCCAACGAATCTTATGCCCTGCTACCCCCACCCCCATTTGCACTGCCCAGGCGTCGCTCAGGGCATAACTTGCTCCACCACCGACGAACATGCCCAACGAGTCGTCCATCTCCTCTTCGTAGGCTGCAGAAACACCAGCCACATAGAACCAACCCCACTCAGAGTTGATACGACCTCTGTCATGCGCGGACAATTCAATTTCATGGAGTTGATCCCAAGGATCATCGACACCATTGCCAAAAGGCAATCCTGTCCTGTCATTCCAGTCGTAGCTGCGTACCCCATAGGACAACCGCAGAATGTCATACGTCATGGACACATCGGCCTGAAGAACCGAAAAACCACCTTCACGATCGTCATAATCCGCATCCGATACTATTCCGGTTTCGACCGAAATGGAGACCGGGCAGCCCCCGTCCTGCCCGCCAAGTGCAACAGTAGCGGCCAGCAACACGAGTAAACATCCCAATATGGAACACCTCATACATTCAATCTCCTCTAAAAATGAAAACATCTCATCCCTAAAACATCGAATGTAAGGTAAATCAATCATTTCTCCCTGATTTTACATTTATTTACTGATTAAAACAGATAGGGAATCCCGCAAACAATCCCGTCATACAAAACGCTCTTATTCTACCGAAAACAACAATTTCGGCCTGAGACAGCCACTTTAGGAGCCCTCAATTATCCATTGTAAAACACTCTGAATCCAGCGTATAAGAATTTTCGTTCATCTCATCTATTCCAATCCTTTAGGAGCGTATCTCAATGCATGCATTTCGTTTCACTATGATCAAGGCACTCGGCTTGTTGCTTGCTCTTCTCCTGCTGATCCCGGCCGCATCTGCGCAGGCCTCTGCACAGGGCAAAAAAATATTGCTCATCGTCGCCAAGGCCGACTTCGAGCAGAGCGAATACTCCAACACCCGCTCGACTCTTGAAGATGCTGGTGCAATCTGTACGGTTGCCAGCACCAAAATTGGTACCCTCAAGGGCAACAAGGGCAAACGCATTGAGTCCGAACTGGAACTGACACAGGTTCAAACCGCCGAATATGACGGCGTGGTTGTCATTGGCGGGAATGGAATCAAAAAAGAATGGAAGAATGAAGACGCACACCGCATCCTGCGCGAAGCTCAGCAACAGGGCAAAATCATTGGCGCCATCTGCGCCGGCCCGGGAGTCCTCGCCTACGCCGGAGTCCTTGACGGCAAAAACGCCACAGCCCATCCTAAGAGCGGCGCAAGCTTCCCCATGAAGGATCATGGCTGCAGTTATACCAAGAAAAGTGTTGTGGTTGACGGAAACATCGTCACCGCTGATGGCCCCAAATCGGCCAAGGCCTTTGGAAAGGCACTGGTCGAGGTGCTGAGCAACTAGATCAGTACCACTCCGGTAAATTACCAAGGCCCTTCTCGAACAGGAGGGCCTTTTTTTCAGCCTTGCTCTTCTCCATCCCGCTCCTCTAGGGGAAAAGGCCTCTCAAGCCCCACATTGTCTAATTTTTTTAGATAGCATACATTGATTTCATGCAGGCCAATATATTGCTCATAGAAGACGATGCAGCCTTCCGAGGCATGATTGAGGAAGCCCTTAAAGCACGAAACTACGAGGTGTCCGCCGCCGGGCGTGCCGAGGATGGAATCAGCATTGCCGGGAGTGGAGCCTTTGATCTGATCCTGACAGACGTCAAATTACCGGGCATGTCCGGTGTTGAGGCCATCCCCAAGCTCAAGGAAGCGGCCCCGGACGCTGACATCATTGTCATGACGGCCTACTCCGCCAAGGAAACAGCAGTGGAAGCCGTGCGCCAGGGAGCCTACGATTTCTTCTCAAAACCTTTCAGCCTGTCCGAGCTGGACGTGGTTATCCGCCGCGCGCTGGACAAACGCCGCCTGCAAAATGAAGTTGTGGCTCTACGTGAAACCTTACGTAGCGAAGGCCCTTCCATGCGAATCCTTGGGGATTCGCACCCCATGCGCGAGGTCAAGGCGCTGGTCGAACGCATCGCCCCGCTGGACACCACTGTTCTTGTCATCGGTGAATCCGGCACAGGTAAGGAATTGATTTCAGACACCATCCGAGCCTTGTCCGGGCGTTCATCGGGTCCATTTGTCAAGGTCAACTGCGCCGCCATCCCTGAGCACCTGTTTGAAAATGAACTATTCGGCCATGAAAAAGGCGCATTCACCGGAGCCTCCAATGCTCAGCCCGGAAAATTCGAGCTGGCACACGGTGGGACCATCATGCTTGATGAAATCGGCGACATGCCACTCCCCATCCAGCCCAAGCTCCTACGTGCCGTTGAGCAGAAGCAGGTTGAGCGCCTTGGCGCACGTCGTCCCGTAGATGTTGATGTACGCATCATCGCAGCAACCAACCAGAACCTGCAAGAACGTGTTCGGGACAAAGCCTTCCGCGAAGACCTCTATTACAGATTGAGTATTGCAGTGGTTGAACTGCCCCCTCTTCGGCAACGCAAAAGCGACATCCCACTCCTTGCCCAGCACTTCATCAAGAGAATCAATGCCACCATCGGCCTGCCCGTAAAATCGGCATCCCCCGACGCCCTGGCCGCCCTGAAGAAACAGGATTGGCCGGGCAACGTCCGCCAGTTGGCCAACACCCTTGAGCGTGCGGCCATACATGCGGGCTCAGACATCATCAGTGCCCAGGATATTGCGTCTGCCCTTGGTGGCCCCAAACCTACCATGGCAGACGGTGATGATATCGACCAAGGAGCTATCGATCTGCGCACCACCATGCGTGAAGTGGAACGCAACTTGATCGTGGGTGCTTTGACCAGGGCCGGAGGTCTGCAGACCGAAGCAGCCACCCTGCTGGGACTGACCCCCAAGAACCTCTGGGCAAAAATCAAGAAGCACGGCATCGATCCCAAAGCCCCGCACTGATTCAAGCACAAGCCTTCTCCACCTTTCTCAACTCGCCCTCCCCATCGAAATCTATTTTTTATAGATCAGATGCATGATCTCAAAAACTTGCTGATTACGCCCATGGCTTGGGAGCTTTCCCCTGTTCACAGATAAACTTCCACTATGATTTCTCCCACAAACTTCTCCCACCCGCCCCCAGTCTATTTTTTTTAGATAAAGCATCACTCTTAATATTACTTGAATAATTAAAGACACTTACTTAAGCCAACCCTTCGCTCTTCGACCAAATCAAATCTCATTTTTTTAGATTTCAGCCCATCTAAGGGCATCGGAGTTTGCCCCCGCCAGACAAGGCTCCAGAGTTTTGTGGTTTTTTATTACCCATAATTACAGCAGTTTAGAGATTAAATTATTCAACTATAGCCCTACTAAAACACTTCGTGGCACACGCCTTGCCTTGTGGAGTTCATCAACGGCAAAGGATCCATCCCCAAGCCATAACAAGAATCGGGAACTTTCTAACATGAGGAGAAGAACCATGAAGACCTTGATGAACCTTATCCGTAACGAAGAAGGCGTCACCGCTCTCGAATACGGCATGATTGCCGCCCTGATCGCCGCTGTTATCGCCGCTACCGTCGGCCTGCTTGGCACCGGCATCAACACCGCTTTCCAAACCGTGCTGACCGCCATTGGCGGCTAAGTACACGCATCCACACCTTGCGCGGGACACAATTTATGCGCTTTTTCCCCAGCGCAGAGCGGACGGAGCCGGATTTCCCCTCATCCCCCCCGGCTCCGTCTGCATCCCGGGCAACCCCCACCCCCGGGCGTCCCGCCTCCAAAGGAGAATCTCATGGACGCCCTGCACTACATCATCCTCACCTTCATCCTCCTGATCGCGACGGTCACTGACCTGCGTGAACGAAGGATACCTAACAAGCTGACGTATCCCGCCATGCTGCTGGCCCTATGCTGGCACTACGTGATGACCGGCGCTGACGGTCTCGTCTTTGCCTCCATCGGCCTTGCTGCGGGTTTCGGCACCATGCTCATCCCCTTCCTGATGGGATACATGGGCGCCGGAGACGTCAAGCTCATGGCCGTCGCTGGAGCCTTTCTGGGCCCCGCTGGCGCGCTCAAGGCATTTCTGTTTACCAGCCTCGTTGGCGGTGTCTACGCCGTGGCCGTTGTTGCCTGGCGCTCTCCCCTGACCACGATGCTGGCCTCTGCCATGAAGGACTCAAAGGGACTGCTGGCTGGCGCTGGCACCTGGGTTCAGAATCTTCAAGGCAGATCGCAGGGCGTTCCCCAACTCGCATACGGAGCCGCCATCGCGGCCGGAACCATCATTTCCGTAATCAGTGATTACGGGATGAATGCTTTTGTTCCGGTCTGGTGGGCATAGGAGGACAACGCCATGCGTAAGACCGCAGTTATCCAAATCGTTATCGCCCTGGTCCTGTCGCTGATCGCCGGTGTGCTCGTCTTCAAGTGGATGAACGCCCGTCTGGGCGCAAAGCAACAGGAAGACGCAAGCTCGCAAGTCACGATCATCGTTGCCGCAAAGGACATTGCCAAGGGTGAAAAGCTCACTGAAGAATTACTCAAGCAAGCCAGATTCCTGAAGGAAAATGCTCCCTCAGGAACATATGCCGAAGTCGAATCCCTGACCAACCGCGTTGCGGCTTTCCCCATTGGCGAAGGCGAGGCCATCACAGCCTCACGCCTTGTCAGTGACGAAGCCTTCTCGGGTGTCAGCACCCTGATCGCCCCGGGCAAGCGCGCCGTGGCCGTCAAGGGCAACAAGGTTTTGGGACTGTCCGGATTCATTCGCCCCGGCAATCACGTGGATGTGCTGGTGACCATGGATATCCAGGACAAGAACAAGGATGAATACTCCTTCTCCAAGACCGTGCTTGAAGACATCAAGGTCATCGCCACGGGCACCGAACTGGAGCCCGAGGGCGACGACGGCGAAACCTCATCCATGGACACATACACCCTGGAACTGAGTAGCGAAGAAAGTGAAAAGCTTGCTCTGGCCGCCTCCAGAGGGACTCTGCATTTTGCTCTGCGCAATCCCGCAGACGTCAAGGACGTTCGCACCGAAGGCATCGATGTTCCCAAGCTGATGTCATCGCTCAAGCAACCCAAAGGCAAGAGCGGCAAGCCCAAGTATGTGGGAGTGGAAGTCATCACCGGCACCAGCCGCAAGACAGTGAGGTTTGCACGTCATGACTAGTAGCAACATCGTCCGCAAGACGGTCTTGCTGACCGTCGCATTCCTGACCCTGTCCTGCACCGGTGCTGTTGCGGGCACGAATTTCGCGACCGAATCCATTGAACTGACCAAGAGCAAGTCCATGGTCCTGAACAGTCAGATTCCCATCAAGCGGCTGTCCGTGGCTGACCCGGAAATTGCCGAAATCCTGTTGCTCTCGCCCAATCAGATCTACCTCACGGGCAAGGCACCCGGCGCCACCAACCTGACCCTGTGGGGTCATGACGGTCGTGTCTCGCACATCTACGACATCTCCGTGACCCCGGACATTGCTCAACTAAAGCAGATGCTGCACCGCGTGCTCCCCGATGAGCGCAACCTGAAGGTCATGGCCGCCGGTGAATCCATCACTCTGTCCGGCGTTGTCAGCAGCACAGGCAACCTGAGCACCGCTCTGGATCTGGCCGAACTCTATGCCCCGGAAAAGGTAACCAATCTGATGAGCGTCGGTGGCGTGCATCAGGTCATGCTCGAGGTCAAGGTCGCTGAGATGCACCGCAATGTGCTGGAACGCCTGGGCGTGGACCTGGCCTTCGCATCCAATGGCAATCTGGCCTACACCTTGCTGAACAACCTGATTTCCCTGGATAACCAGAACCCTGCCCTGACAGGCGGAACCAATACTCCAGGCTTGCTCTACAATACCGAGACCACCACAGCGATCGGTCGCACCGCCATCGGCAGCACCAACATCACGGGCTTTCTGGATGTGCT is part of the Desulfovibrio ferrophilus genome and harbors:
- a CDS encoding A24 family peptidase, with amino-acid sequence MDALHYIILTFILLIATVTDLRERRIPNKLTYPAMLLALCWHYVMTGADGLVFASIGLAAGFGTMLIPFLMGYMGAGDVKLMAVAGAFLGPAGALKAFLFTSLVGGVYAVAVVAWRSPLTTMLASAMKDSKGLLAGAGTWVQNLQGRSQGVPQLAYGAAIAAGTIISVISDYGMNAFVPVWWA
- a CDS encoding sigma-54-dependent transcriptional regulator, which codes for MQANILLIEDDAAFRGMIEEALKARNYEVSAAGRAEDGISIAGSGAFDLILTDVKLPGMSGVEAIPKLKEAAPDADIIVMTAYSAKETAVEAVRQGAYDFFSKPFSLSELDVVIRRALDKRRLQNEVVALRETLRSEGPSMRILGDSHPMREVKALVERIAPLDTTVLVIGESGTGKELISDTIRALSGRSSGPFVKVNCAAIPEHLFENELFGHEKGAFTGASNAQPGKFELAHGGTIMLDEIGDMPLPIQPKLLRAVEQKQVERLGARRPVDVDVRIIAATNQNLQERVRDKAFREDLYYRLSIAVVELPPLRQRKSDIPLLAQHFIKRINATIGLPVKSASPDALAALKKQDWPGNVRQLANTLERAAIHAGSDIISAQDIASALGGPKPTMADGDDIDQGAIDLRTTMREVERNLIVGALTRAGGLQTEAATLLGLTPKNLWAKIKKHGIDPKAPH
- the cpaB gene encoding Flp pilus assembly protein CpaB translates to MRKTAVIQIVIALVLSLIAGVLVFKWMNARLGAKQQEDASSQVTIIVAAKDIAKGEKLTEELLKQARFLKENAPSGTYAEVESLTNRVAAFPIGEGEAITASRLVSDEAFSGVSTLIAPGKRAVAVKGNKVLGLSGFIRPGNHVDVLVTMDIQDKNKDEYSFSKTVLEDIKVIATGTELEPEGDDGETSSMDTYTLELSSEESEKLALAASRGTLHFALRNPADVKDVRTEGIDVPKLMSSLKQPKGKSGKPKYVGVEVITGTSRKTVRFARHD
- a CDS encoding type II and III secretion system protein family protein; amino-acid sequence: MTSSNIVRKTVLLTVAFLTLSCTGAVAGTNFATESIELTKSKSMVLNSQIPIKRLSVADPEIAEILLLSPNQIYLTGKAPGATNLTLWGHDGRVSHIYDISVTPDIAQLKQMLHRVLPDERNLKVMAAGESITLSGVVSSTGNLSTALDLAELYAPEKVTNLMSVGGVHQVMLEVKVAEMHRNVLERLGVDLAFASNGNLAYTLLNNLISLDNQNPALTGGTNTPGLLYNTETTTAIGRTAIGSTNITGFLDVLKQNGLVKVLAEPTLICRSGEEAQFLAGGEIPVPIPQGLGTVAIEYKPYGVALAFTPVVLSQGRISLKVFPEVSELDYANALNISGFTIPALTSRRASTTVELGDGQSFAIAGLLQDEIREDIKKYPGLGDIPILGTLFRSSNFQKSETELVIIVTPHLAKPMEVVDGSLPTDHFVEPSELEFFIYGKMEGERDPDLPAPAKTSVRPASTVPAAGGATPSGPDAGMEGDFGHILKP
- a CDS encoding Flp family type IVb pilin, with the protein product MKTLMNLIRNEEGVTALEYGMIAALIAAVIAATVGLLGTGINTAFQTVLTAIGG